From Litoribacterium kuwaitense:
AGCTACTGAGCGCTGATCCATCCAACTTTGCGCAGGAGCAATTGGCTGGAAGTTTTGATCAGTGATGACGACTGTAGATGATGTTGCACAAAGTGTTATCCCACATATATTCGTCAAATCAATGTGGTTTGAAGCTTGTTGTAGCGCTGCTCGTAGCGCATCCCACCAATCTGTAGGGTTTTGTTCAGAAATACCCTTTTTCGTATGATAGGTCGGATAGGATTGACTTGCTTTAGCAATCACCTCACCGTTTTGATCATAAACCCCAATTTTTAACGACTGTGTGCCTATGTCGATGCCTAAAAGATAGTTAACAGCCATCAACTATTCCTCCGGATAAATAAGGATTTTATTAAAAATCAATTCTTTATTTTTGATCTTTTCAAAGACACTTGGCGTTTCATCAATTTGAAAACGGTGTGAAATGATCGGTTCGGTTAAAATTTTTCCACGCGCCATACAATCAATAGCGAATTCCCACTCTTTACCTGGGAAAGGATCTGAGAATGAATTCCAAGAACCATGAATTCCTAATTCGTTACGGAGCAGTTGGTCAACGGCTGTAGATGATAAAGTCAATTCTTTATTGGAAATACCTAGAAACACAACACGTCCCATTTTATCAGCGATCGATACCGCTTGATTCTGGGCGATTGGTGAACCAGATGTATCTAAAACGACATTTACTTTCGTGTTTGCTAGAGCTTCAATTGGATTGATCTCTTTAGAATGAATTACACGATCAGCACCTAAGGTTCGGGCAATTGCTAATTTTTCTTCAAAAATATCAATCGCGATGACTTCCTTGGCGCCCATTTCGCGTGCAAATTGAACAGCAAAAAGGCCGATTGCACCAAGACCTATAATAACTGCAGTATCTCCTTTTTGTAGGTCACCTCTCCAAAGGCCGTGCACCGCATTCGCTGCAGGATCTACCATCGCTCCAGCATCATAGGAAATCGAATCTGGAATTCTTAAAAGATTGTTTTTATGCACTTTAATATATTCTGCCATCGCTCCGTCCGTTCTCGAACCATAATAGCTATACGTATCACAAAGCCCATACTTCCCCTGCAAACAGTATTCGCACTCTCTACAAGGAACTAACGGAGCAATGGTAACTCGATCGTCAACTTCCCAACCATCTGTATCTCGTCCACATTCAACGATTTTGCCTGCAAATTCATGACCTAGTGTCAATCCTTGAAAATAGGCCCCTTTTACGAGTGCTCTAGGAATATCTGAACCACAAATTCCAACTGCTTTGACTTGAATTAATACTTCTTCCGAGCTAATTTTGGGCGTGTCGATGTCTTCTACTTTTAAATTTCCTGGTTCATATAATTTTACTGCCTTCACGTTCATTCTCCCCACATGTTAATTTAATCATTTCGGTTGCTAGCACTTCATCAATAAACAGTGCATTCACATAACCACCATTTAAAGCACCGATGACACTCTTCGCTTTTGACTTCCCTGAGGCAACAGCGATCGAATGCTCTTTTTTACGAAGATCTTCGAGCCTTAAACCGATTGTCCGCTTATTTAACTCTTCATCTGCAAGTTTTCCATCAATCCGAAAGTACCTAGAGCAAATATCTCCGACTGCTTTCTTTGAGATTAACTCTTCATAAGAGTTCTCTTTGAAAAACCCACCTTTATATAGGACATTGTCATAAGAGACGTTTCCAATTCCAAAAATGGCTATGTTACTTTCTCGCACAAGTTCAAGGGTTTCATTAATACTTGAATCAGAGGTCATGACTCTAGCAATCATTTCCGAATCAACAATCGTAGGAACTGATAGCAAGTGATAACCAGTTGAAAAAGCCTCAGAAAACTTTTCTAGAAGTTGAGCTGCGCCCGTTGAAAAAGAGTTTTTTGCAATACCGCCATTTAATTGGACAACTTTCATATTTTTTACATTTTTCGGATTTAAATGAGGATAAATCGACGCTAACGTTTTTCCCCACGAAACGCCTAAAATACAATCATCGTTACAAATTTCATATAAATATTGAGCTGCAGCTCTTCCGACGTCTTTTAAAATGAGCGTAGGATCTTCTACATATACAGGAGAAACAAACACTTTTTTTATCGAATATGTTGTACTAATTTTCTCTTCCAACTGCTGTACCGAGTTTAAAGGATAATTGATCTTCACTTGAATAATCCCTTGTTTATACGCAGTATCTAACATCCTGCTGATTGTAGCACGTGAATATGGAAGTCTTTCAGCGATTTCTTTCTGAGTCAAATTCATTTCATAATATAATTTAGCGACCCGGATCATTTCTTCTTGTGAGTACAATCACACCCCCCCTTCCTGAAATTTGTTCACTGACTAATGCTTTGTTCAGCTATTGTGTTCAAGATATACAAAGCTCGTTATAAAAACAATATTATTTTCAACAGTTGAACAAAATTTCAAAAAAGTTTGTTATAAACTGAATTTACTGATTTTTTATTAAGTAAAAATTCCCCTTTTTATCCTAATATTTGTTCTGAGTGACGATAAAGCACCGACCTTGAAGGGATTTTAAAGCTGTTTTCTTAAATAAGGATATTGTAGACACGCATTCATCATAGAAAGATTTAAAAATTTTCCTCTGAAATCACAACACCCCCACATCTAGATTTGATGTGGAGGTGATTCATAAACGTTTCATGTGAAACAATAACTCATACTGTCAAACTGCTTTAATTTTACTAGAAATACTCTTTCTCTTAACCCCGTAAACCCTTTAATGCCCCGCTCCATTCAACAACTTCCGTGAGCATCGCATTCACATGCGTTAAATGCAATTCTTGCGGTTTAAATTCAGATCCGTTTACGAAGTCGGTAAACATGCTTAATGTCGGATGCGTGCGCACATCTGCCACTTTGATTTCTGCACAAATGCCGCGCAAGTGTTCAGCGGCTCGCGCGCCTCCTGTCGAACCGTAACTTACAATACCGGCGGCTTTGTTATACCAAGCTTCACGAGCAAAATCAATCGCATTTTTTAACGCGCCGGTGATGCTATGATTATATTCTTGTACGACAAAGACAAAGCCGTCTAATTGTGCCAACTTCTCATTCCAAGCAGCAATTCCTGGTTCTGAACCGTCGGTCGTTCCTAAGAACGGTAGATCGAAATCGGTCATATCGACAATCTCGTAATTTGCGTCCCCTCGTTGATCAGCAATACCTTTCACCCATTCACCTACTTGTGGGCTGACTCTCCCTTGACGTGTGCTTCCTAAAATAATTCCAATGTTTAATTTTTCGTTGGACATGATCTATTCCTCCTGATTAGATGATTGTTTGTTTTGATTGTTTGTTCGCTTTCATCATTGTTGATGTACGGATGATTGCACGACTTCGTAGAAAAAGTACTGCTATGACATTCCCCCTTGATTCAAATACGACTGATTTTTTAGTGGGACGTTCTTTCCAGCATGTAACCTATTTCAATTGCATGCTTGTGTAAACCTTTTTTCTGCTTCGTATTATTTTCCGATCGCAAGGCTCATTCGATTTCCTGACGGGTCGGTCGCGATCACCGCGCCTTGTTCTTCAATAATTTGTGCACCCATTTCTTTTAACCTCGTTCGCGCCGCATTTTTCTGTTCCTCTGTTGGCATGATGATTGTGAAATGGTCAAGCCCGACACTATTTTGCGGAGAAGAAGGTGCGCCTACGCCATTCCACGTATTTAACCCGATATGGTGATGGTACTTCCCGTCAGAAATAAACAGGGCTTGTGTGCCTATCCTGCTCACAACCTCAAAACCAAGCCCCTTTGTATAAAACGCTTCAGCCTTGTTTAAATCAGCTACGTGTAAATGGACATGCCCCATCACTGTCTTAGCCGGCAGGCCTTTCCACTGGTGGGTGGCGGCTGATAAAAGGCCTGAGAAATCCAATGGATCAACCGACATTGCGACTTCACCCTCCCGCCAATGCCATTCGGAAGGGTCTCTGTCGGCATAGATTTCAATGCCATTGCCATCTGGGTCCGATAAATACAGAGCCTCACTCACAAGATGGTCTGAGGAACCAAACTGGACGCCATTTTCCCGGAAATGCTGCACAATATTGGCTAAATCAGCTCTTTTCGGAAGAAGCAAAGCAAAGTGATATAACCCTGTGGTCCTTCTTTGTTTTGGCGTGACTTGATCAAGCTGCTTTATTGTGACTAATGCTGTTTTTCCATCCGCACTCAATATAGCGGACGTTGACGTTTGTTCCAAAACATTCAAGCCAATCACTTCAGTATAAAAAGCGATCGAACGTTCCAAATCTTGAATCTTCAAATTAACTTGACTGACATTTGTAACGGGTTCGCGGTGAAAATTCATTGTCCTGACCTCCAGACGAATGATCAAAAAAATAACTTAGTTACTTTATGTAAGTAATTATATTATAATAAGCAAAGGTCGTAAAGTAACTTGATTTCACTCATTCATTAAACGGTTTATAATAGAGCAATAAGGGGTTGATTATGTTGGATAAATCGATTTGTCCAAGTTTTGAAAAAGCGATGGGGATGTTAAGCCAAAGATGGACAGGGTTAATCATTTACCAGCTTCTCTCTGGCCCACAACGCTTTTGTACGATTGAATCCTCTATCGGTGTCAGCGGCAGGGTTTTGTCAGAACGATTAAAGGACCTTGAAAACGAAGGGATTGTTAAACGAGAAGTATACCCGGAAACGCCCGTTCGAATCGAATATTCATTGACTGAAAAAGGAATCGCACTCGAACCGCTCATGCGCGAAATGGAGAAATGGGCCGGGGATTGGTTGGAGGGATGACTGAAGCGCTCATATGAAATTTCGCTAACCACCAACTAGAGAAGCGGCTCATCACCGCTTCTTATCGTTTGAAAGCTTTGGCATAATAAACATACGCTGAGTTACAAAAGATTTTCATATATATTTACCGAATATTTAAACAAATTTGAGCGAAGGGTGCAAATATATAAAAGAAGCGAGTATGGCAATGATTCCTCCTAAAAATAAAGTGACGGTCGTACTAAATTGCTCACTAATCATCCCGGCAATAACAGCAGACACAGGCATTAAAATCCATGTCATAAAGCGACTGGTCGCTTGTACTCGGCCTAATAAATGATCTGGACTCAGTTTTTGTCTTATGGTCACAATACAAGGATTCAGCATCGCTGCACTTATTGTTCCTAATGCGTTCATGATGACCAGCCAAACGAAGGCATCGTACAAACCAAAAGCGACAATTGATCCACCACCTATCACACCGGCAAAAAATAAGATGCTTCTGTAAGAAAAATACCTTGTGAGTACACTTGTCATGAACGCACCAACAATTGCCGAAACACCTCCGATCGAAAATAAATACCCTATAAGAACGGTATCTAATCCAACTGTTGCTTTTAAATGAACGACGAGCATTGTTAAAAAAAGTGTCGTACCGAATATGGAAAAAAGCATAGCCAAATTTGTATATAATAATGGCTTTTCTTTAATGACAAACTTAAAACCTTCTTTAATGTCTGCAACGACCTTTGAGCTGCTCATTTCTTTAGGCTCGTTACTTTCGATGTCTAGGCTTAAAACAACTAGACATCCCACTAAAAATGACAAGCTGTTAATCATTAAACCTACGCCCGGAT
This genomic window contains:
- a CDS encoding galactitol-1-phosphate 5-dehydrogenase; amino-acid sequence: MKAVKLYEPGNLKVEDIDTPKISSEEVLIQVKAVGICGSDIPRALVKGAYFQGLTLGHEFAGKIVECGRDTDGWEVDDRVTIAPLVPCRECEYCLQGKYGLCDTYSYYGSRTDGAMAEYIKVHKNNLLRIPDSISYDAGAMVDPAANAVHGLWRGDLQKGDTAVIIGLGAIGLFAVQFAREMGAKEVIAIDIFEEKLAIARTLGADRVIHSKEINPIEALANTKVNVVLDTSGSPIAQNQAVSIADKMGRVVFLGISNKELTLSSTAVDQLLRNELGIHGSWNSFSDPFPGKEWEFAIDCMARGKILTEPIISHRFQIDETPSVFEKIKNKELIFNKILIYPEE
- a CDS encoding sugar-binding transcriptional regulator, which codes for MYSQEEMIRVAKLYYEMNLTQKEIAERLPYSRATISRMLDTAYKQGIIQVKINYPLNSVQQLEEKISTTYSIKKVFVSPVYVEDPTLILKDVGRAAAQYLYEICNDDCILGVSWGKTLASIYPHLNPKNVKNMKVVQLNGGIAKNSFSTGAAQLLEKFSEAFSTGYHLLSVPTIVDSEMIARVMTSDSSINETLELVRESNIAIFGIGNVSYDNVLYKGGFFKENSYEELISKKAVGDICSRYFRIDGKLADEELNKRTIGLRLEDLRKKEHSIAVASGKSKAKSVIGALNGGYVNALFIDEVLATEMIKLTCGENEREGSKII
- a CDS encoding NADPH-dependent FMN reductase produces the protein MSNEKLNIGIILGSTRQGRVSPQVGEWVKGIADQRGDANYEIVDMTDFDLPFLGTTDGSEPGIAAWNEKLAQLDGFVFVVQEYNHSITGALKNAIDFAREAWYNKAAGIVSYGSTGGARAAEHLRGICAEIKVADVRTHPTLSMFTDFVNGSEFKPQELHLTHVNAMLTEVVEWSGALKGLRG
- a CDS encoding VOC family protein; the protein is MNFHREPVTNVSQVNLKIQDLERSIAFYTEVIGLNVLEQTSTSAILSADGKTALVTIKQLDQVTPKQRRTTGLYHFALLLPKRADLANIVQHFRENGVQFGSSDHLVSEALYLSDPDGNGIEIYADRDPSEWHWREGEVAMSVDPLDFSGLLSAATHQWKGLPAKTVMGHVHLHVADLNKAEAFYTKGLGFEVVSRIGTQALFISDGKYHHHIGLNTWNGVGAPSSPQNSVGLDHFTIIMPTEEQKNAARTRLKEMGAQIIEEQGAVIATDPSGNRMSLAIGK
- a CDS encoding winged helix-turn-helix transcriptional regulator, translating into MDKSICPSFEKAMGMLSQRWTGLIIYQLLSGPQRFCTIESSIGVSGRVLSERLKDLENEGIVKREVYPETPVRIEYSLTEKGIALEPLMREMEKWAGDWLEG
- a CDS encoding MFS transporter, whose protein sequence is MEDSVAHDDSRKKVPELKRNYPVFRLIGGNVVSFFGDQVYLIALPLIVLAITGSPFKMGVVAALERLPILIQPFTGVLADHFNRKKILFLCDFGRFLLIGALGVLYIMDQLLIWEVYTAAFMVGVLTQIYHTSQFASIPKLVQRKDLQFVNAINTGILQTAVFVAPGLGGILISVFNPGVGLMINSLSFLVGCLVVLSLDIESNEPKEMSSSKVVADIKEGFKFVIKEKPLLYTNLAMLFSIFGTTLFLTMLVVHLKATVGLDTVLIGYLFSIGGVSAIVGAFMTSVLTRYFSYRSILFFAGVIGGGSIVAFGLYDAFVWLVIMNALGTISAAMLNPCIVTIRQKLSPDHLLGRVQATSRFMTWILMPVSAVIAGMISEQFSTTVTLFLGGIIAILASFIYLHPSLKFV